Within the Corallococcus exiguus genome, the region ACCAGTACGCGCATCTGGCGCACACCATCATCCTGGGCAACGACAGCCACCGGCGCTTCCACACCGAGGCCCGCGCCCGCGTGGAGGCGCTGACGCGGCGGCTGGCGGAGCACGCGCGCGACGCGGAAGAGCGCGCGGCGGTGGCGGACATCCAGGCGTCGGGCGACGCGCTGGACACGCTCTACCGGGACACGCTCCTGCCCGCGGTGATGGCGAAGGACGCGGGCGCGGTGGAGGCGGCGCATGGGCGCGCGCTGGAGTGGGTGTCGCGCATCCAGGCGCGGGTGGACGGGCTGACGGCGGACTCGGACGCGTCCATGGATGCCTTCGAGGCGCACGTGGGCGCGGTGGAGCGAGACAGCTTCCGCTGGGCGCTGCTGCTGTTGGGTGGGGCCACGCTGTTCGCGGCCGGGGTGGGCGTGTACATCGGCAACGCGGTGGCGCGGCTCGTCCAGCACGAGAAGCTGGCGGGCATTGGCCGGCTGGCGGCGGGCGTGGCGCATGAAATCAACAACCCGCTGGGCGTCATCCTCGGCTACGTGCGGCTGTTGCAGCGGCGGGCGGAGGGAACGCTCGCGGAGGACCTGCGCGTGGTGGAGGAGGAGGCGGTGCGCTGCCAGGACATCGTGGAGGGACTGCTGGACCTGGCGCGTCCGGGCCGCGGGCCACGTGAGCCGGTGGCGCTGCGCGACGCGTGCGAGGAGGTCGTCTCCCGCCTGCGTGAAGCCACGCGCCTGGGCAC harbors:
- a CDS encoding sensor histidine kinase, whose amino-acid sequence is MGPVSGTTTRRVLLAFGALVALFAAASGYALGRLADIHEGTRALREVGGRAREARELATAVRDQYAHLAHTIILGNDSHRRFHTEARARVEALTRRLAEHARDAEERAAVADIQASGDALDTLYRDTLLPAVMAKDAGAVEAAHGRALEWVSRIQARVDGLTADSDASMDAFEAHVGAVERDSFRWALLLLGGATLFAAGVGVYIGNAVARLVQHEKLAGIGRLAAGVAHEINNPLGVILGYVRLLQRRAEGTLAEDLRVVEEEAVRCQDIVEGLLDLARPGRGPREPVALRDACEEVVSRLREATRLGTVTVDVHGEGTAWVQAPRLRQVLLNLVKNAAEAAGEGGQVEVRIAVDADGSARVAVSDSGAGVTPEARARLFEPFFTTKPSGTGLGLAVSQAIAEAHGGRIDVDSGALGGARFTLSLPAPSREQEAAA